From the genome of Leguminivora glycinivorella isolate SPB_JAAS2020 chromosome Z, LegGlyc_1.1, whole genome shotgun sequence, one region includes:
- the LOC125240629 gene encoding uncharacterized protein LOC125240629, which translates to MLREPDISLKKAIDICKLAEMSKLQALNIKTNSGEQHVHEVSQGTNQSGTTACDVHIVNKRGNTSTATNRPRRPPHTPTRSNMPSGAREHQTYYPRSSFSTPNSRDRTFNRYGNTSQRVTSNEPQRTFNGCSNCGHAHRRMECPAFGVRCNNCNRMNHYARMCRSSRQVFQIEEDSTDQDSATS; encoded by the coding sequence AAGCAATCGACATATGCAAGTTAGCGGAGATGTCTAAATTGCAGgcattaaatataaaaacaaatagtGGTGAACAGCATGTACATGAAGTTTCACAGGGCACTAATCAATCAGGAACAACAGCCTGTGACGTGCATATAGTAAATAAACGTGGTAATACCTCAACCGCTACAAaccgcccgcgccggccgcctcACACACCGACGCGGTCGAACATGCCCAGTGGTGCGCGAGAGCATCAGACATATTATCCCAGATCTTCATTTTCTACTCCTAACTCCAGAGATAGGACATTCAATCGTTATGGCAATACATCGCAGCGAGTGACGTCAAATGAACCTCAAAGAACCTTTAACGGCTGTAGCAATTGTGGTCATGCACATAGAAGGATGGAGTGTCCCGCGTTCGGAGTACGGTGTAACAACTGCAATCGGATGAATCACTATGCGCGGATGTGTCGATCGTCGCGTCAAGTGTTTCAAATAGAGGAGGACTCCACCGATCAG